In Camelus ferus isolate YT-003-E chromosome 10, BCGSAC_Cfer_1.0, whole genome shotgun sequence, the following proteins share a genomic window:
- the LOC116666580 gene encoding interferon-induced transmembrane protein 3-like, with protein sequence MNRVAQAAFPGAHVGIPPAYEMLKEEHEVGVLGASQSPAPVTTTVINIRSETSVPDHIVWSLFNTLFLNVCCLGFVAFAYSVKSRDRKMVGDVLGAQSYASTAKCLNVCALVLGILLTIVFIIIFATGSLMIFQAVSQIIKEYGGY encoded by the exons ATGAACCGCGTCGCCCAGGCCGCCTTCCCCGGTGCCCACGTGGGCATACCCCCGGCGTATGAGATGCTCAAGGAGGAGCAcgaggtgggggtgctgggggcttCCCAGAGCCCGGCCCCCGTGACGACCACTGTGATCAACATCCGCAGTGAGACCTCCGTGCCCGACCACATCGTCTGGTCCCTGTTCAACACCCTCTTCCTGAACGTGTGCTGCCTGGGCTTCGTGGCATTCGCCTACTCCGTGAAG TCCAGGGACCGGAAGATGGTGGGCGACGTCCTTGGGGCCCAGAGCTATGCCTCCACCGCCAAGTGCCTGAACGTCTGCGCCCTGGTGCTGGGCATCCTTCTGACCATCGTGTTCATCATTATTTTTGCCACCGGCTCCCTGATGATTTTCCAGGCGGTTTCACAGATCATAAAGGAGTATGGAGGATACTAG